The Deinococcus sp. YIM 134068 genome window below encodes:
- a CDS encoding acyl-CoA-binding protein, which translates to MQDAFVQAQQDVQSLSRKPGNDTLLKLYALYKQGTGGDVSGERPGGFDFVGGAKYDAWAALRGQSQADAQREYVALVGTLKARG; encoded by the coding sequence ATGCAAGACGCATTTGTACAGGCGCAACAGGACGTTCAAAGTCTCTCTCGCAAGCCGGGCAACGATACGCTGCTCAAGCTGTACGCGCTCTACAAGCAGGGGACGGGAGGGGACGTGTCGGGAGAGCGGCCCGGAGGGTTCGATTTCGTGGGTGGAGCCAAGTACGACGCCTGGGCGGCGCTGCGGGGGCAGAGCCAGGCGGACGCCCAGCGGGAGTACGTGGCGTTGGTCGGGACACTCAAGGCGCGGGGTTGA
- a CDS encoding ImmA/IrrE family metallo-endopeptidase: MRELAAAYASGLPGLDTHSLMSGLDATLTFMPMGDRDGAYDPEHRVVLINSRVRPERQRFTLAHEISHALLLGDDDLLSDLHDAYEGERLEQVIETLCNVGAAALLMPDTLIDEVLMRFGPTGRALAELARRADVSASSALYALAERTVVPVLYAVCAVTRLDVESEADEEEGRTSPVRALTVRASAAAPGVKYSLRSGTPIPEEHPVAVALGTQLPIAQESYVPFRSGRKMPAYVDAFPDRQRVLVSFALPMRPVKGEDEAAG, encoded by the coding sequence ATGCGGGAGCTGGCGGCGGCCTACGCGAGCGGCCTGCCCGGCCTCGATACCCACAGCCTGATGAGTGGGCTGGACGCCACGCTGACCTTCATGCCGATGGGGGACCGGGACGGTGCCTATGACCCGGAACACCGCGTCGTCCTCATCAACAGCCGGGTTCGGCCCGAGCGGCAACGTTTCACGCTGGCGCACGAGATCAGCCACGCGCTGCTGCTCGGAGACGACGACCTCCTGAGCGACCTGCACGACGCCTACGAGGGCGAGCGGCTGGAGCAGGTCATCGAGACCCTGTGTAACGTGGGCGCTGCCGCCCTGCTGATGCCGGACACGTTGATCGACGAGGTGCTGATGCGCTTTGGGCCGACGGGCCGCGCCCTCGCCGAACTCGCCCGACGGGCCGACGTGAGCGCGAGCAGCGCCCTGTATGCCCTCGCGGAGCGAACGGTGGTGCCCGTGCTGTACGCGGTCTGTGCTGTCACGAGGCTGGATGTGGAGTCGGAGGCCGACGAGGAGGAGGGCCGGACCTCGCCCGTGAGGGCTCTCACCGTGCGCGCGAGTGCTGCCGCGCCGGGGGTCAAGTACAGCCTGCGTTCCGGCACGCCCATCCCCGAGGAGCACCCGGTCGCCGTGGCGCTCGGCACCCAGCTGCCCATCGCGCAGGAGAGTTACGTCCCATTTCGCTCCGGGCGGAAGATGCCCGCCTATGTGGACGCCTTTCCCGACCGCCAGCGGGTGCTCGTGAGCTTCGCGCTGCCCATGCGCCCGGTGAAGGGGGAGGACGAGGCTGCGGGCTGA